The following proteins are encoded in a genomic region of Dyadobacter sp. UC 10:
- the pruA gene encoding L-glutamate gamma-semialdehyde dehydrogenase, translating to MSTGIFNVPAARNEPVKNYSPGSVERAELKAAIEAARSKVLDIPQYIGSEEIFSGNKKRISPPHDHQHTLGYFHEGSAEDVKTAIDEALKARSAWSSLNWEQRAAIFLKAADLIAGPYRAEINAATMLGQSKNAYQAEIDSACEMIDFLRLNVNFMREIYEQQPVSSDGVWNRMEYRALEGFILAITPFNFTAIAGNLPAAPALMGNVVLWKPAFTQVYSANVIMKVFREAGLPDGVINMILVDGPVAGDVVFSHPEFSGVHFTGSTKVFRNIWKTIGDHISSYKSFPRIVGETGGKDFVLAHKSADPKAVATGLIRGAFEYQGQKCSAASRAYIPSNLWDEVKALMLEDLSKIKMGGVEDFGNFVNAVIDEKSFDKITSYIEGVQTSNDAKIIAGGTFDKSKGYFIQPTIIQASKPDYVTLCEEIFGPVLTVYIYDENEFEDIIGIIDNTSPYALTGAVFANDRYAIHYATEKLVNSAGNFYINDKPTGAVVGQQPFGGARASGTNDKAGSILNLLRWVSPRAIKETLVSPKDYKYPFLSGE from the coding sequence ATGTCAACAGGTATTTTTAATGTTCCGGCTGCCAGAAACGAACCGGTTAAGAATTATAGTCCGGGTAGTGTGGAAAGAGCCGAATTGAAGGCTGCCATTGAAGCAGCCAGGTCAAAAGTTTTGGATATTCCACAGTACATAGGAAGTGAGGAAATTTTTAGTGGCAATAAAAAGCGCATATCACCTCCTCATGATCATCAGCACACACTGGGGTATTTTCACGAAGGATCGGCGGAAGATGTTAAGACTGCAATAGATGAGGCGCTCAAAGCAAGATCGGCCTGGTCCTCACTCAACTGGGAACAGCGAGCTGCTATTTTTCTCAAAGCCGCCGATCTGATAGCTGGTCCTTACAGAGCTGAAATCAATGCTGCTACTATGCTGGGGCAGTCAAAAAACGCTTACCAGGCCGAGATCGATTCGGCCTGTGAGATGATAGACTTCCTGAGGCTGAATGTCAATTTCATGCGTGAAATATATGAACAACAGCCCGTTTCGTCTGACGGAGTTTGGAACCGGATGGAATACCGGGCACTAGAAGGCTTCATTTTGGCTATTACCCCATTCAATTTTACGGCTATTGCTGGCAATCTACCAGCAGCTCCTGCTTTGATGGGCAATGTCGTTTTGTGGAAACCGGCTTTCACGCAGGTTTACTCAGCCAATGTGATTATGAAAGTTTTCAGAGAAGCGGGATTGCCGGATGGGGTTATCAATATGATTTTAGTAGATGGCCCGGTTGCAGGAGATGTAGTTTTTAGTCATCCCGAATTTTCAGGTGTCCATTTCACAGGAAGTACTAAGGTTTTTAGAAATATTTGGAAGACCATTGGAGACCATATTTCCAGCTATAAATCTTTTCCAAGAATCGTGGGTGAAACTGGTGGAAAGGATTTTGTACTAGCTCACAAATCTGCTGATCCAAAGGCTGTTGCAACTGGATTGATCCGTGGTGCATTTGAATATCAGGGACAAAAATGTTCTGCCGCTTCAAGAGCATATATACCATCTAATTTATGGGATGAAGTGAAAGCGTTGATGCTGGAAGATCTCTCAAAGATAAAAATGGGCGGTGTTGAAGACTTTGGAAATTTTGTTAATGCTGTTATTGACGAGAAATCGTTCGATAAGATCACATCTTATATAGAGGGAGTTCAAACCAGCAATGATGCTAAAATTATCGCTGGTGGGACGTTCGATAAGAGTAAAGGCTATTTTATTCAGCCAACGATCATCCAAGCCAGCAAACCCGATTATGTAACGCTTTGCGAGGAGATATTTGGTCCGGTATTGACTGTTTATATATATGATGAAAACGAGTTTGAAGATATCATCGGAATTATTGACAACACGTCACCTTATGCCCTGACCGGTGCAGTTTTCGCTAACGATCGTTACGCTATTCATTATGCGACTGAAAAGTTGGTAAATTCAGCCGGTAATTTTTATATCAATGACAAGCCTACCGGAGCGGTTGTTGGTCAGCAACCTTTTGGCGGAGCACGCGCATCTGGTACAAATGATAAGGCAGGATCAATTCTAAACCTGCTTAGATGGGTTTCGCCCAGAGCAATTAAGGAGACGCTCGTTTCTCCGAAAGATTATAAATATCCCTTCCTTTCCGGCGAATAA
- a CDS encoding rhomboid family intramembrane serine protease has protein sequence MLSITPTVRNLLILNILFYLVDSSFLNLSNNFALRSLLSPEFMPYQFVTYMFLHGSLGHLFSNMFGLFMFGPLLERMWGPKRFLFFYFFTGIGAGLLFSGIDYFENTQVRQAVEIFTQNPTPDALADFMSKHAKGIYESTLNFLNKFEENPTDSRYIQDSINFVNIYYERLISTPMVGASGAIFGILMAFGLLFPNTELFLLFVPFPIKAKYFVTFYGLYELYSGIQNAQSDNVAHFAHIGGMLFAYILLRYWGTQKTNFY, from the coding sequence ATGTTATCCATAACCCCCACTGTTAGAAACTTACTGATACTGAATATCCTGTTCTATCTGGTTGATTCAAGCTTCCTCAATCTCAGTAACAACTTCGCCCTGAGGTCGCTTTTGTCACCCGAATTTATGCCCTATCAGTTTGTAACATATATGTTTCTACATGGAAGCCTGGGGCATTTGTTTAGCAATATGTTTGGTTTGTTCATGTTTGGGCCACTTTTGGAGCGCATGTGGGGACCGAAGCGATTTTTGTTTTTCTACTTTTTTACAGGAATAGGTGCTGGACTGCTTTTCTCAGGAATTGATTATTTTGAGAACACTCAGGTAAGGCAGGCTGTTGAGATATTTACACAAAATCCTACACCCGATGCCCTGGCGGATTTCATGAGCAAACATGCGAAAGGCATTTACGAATCGACCCTTAATTTTTTAAATAAATTTGAAGAGAATCCGACCGATTCCCGCTATATTCAGGATAGCATTAATTTTGTTAATATCTACTATGAGCGTTTGATCAGTACGCCTATGGTAGGGGCATCTGGTGCAATTTTCGGCATTCTGATGGCGTTTGGTTTATTGTTTCCAAACACTGAGCTCTTTCTGTTGTTTGTACCGTTTCCTATAAAGGCCAAATATTTTGTGACCTTTTACGGATTGTATGAATTGTATTCCGGTATTCAGAATGCTCAATCGGACAACGTAGCGCATTTCGCCCATATCGGAGGAATGCTATTTGCATATATTTTACTGCGTTACTGGGGCACGCAAAAAACAAATTTCTATTAA
- a CDS encoding ISAon1 family transposase N-terminal region protein, which yields MEKSSDLLHVYVEEKNYSESDSSKQFLLSKGFLPEITIQDFPIRDRRVFLHVKRRRWLNTRTGKIEQRNWAEVADGTRMTKEFALFLKEIDGFVPPQYQ from the coding sequence GTGGAGAAATCATCGGATTTGCTCCATGTTTATGTAGAAGAGAAAAATTATTCAGAGTCCGACAGCTCCAAGCAGTTTCTCTTATCGAAAGGCTTCCTGCCAGAAATTACGATCCAGGATTTCCCCATCCGTGATAGACGTGTTTTCCTGCATGTCAAGCGTCGCCGCTGGCTTAATACCCGCACGGGGAAGATAGAACAACGAAATTGGGCAGAGGTTGCCGATGGTACGCGAATGACGAAAGAATTCGCGCTTTTTTTAAAGGAGATTGACGGATTTGTTCCCCCACAGTACCAGTAA
- a CDS encoding tetratricopeptide repeat protein, with protein MKRFYELLMIGGLAAAGVGAAFGQTEKQMAEEYFKNGDCEKAVAYYAIFLKSGFDKASVKNYNSCIIKSKDWSAGEQFYKRQIKADANNASWYNLYWGLMLEAQGKAQEASKKHEQAIVSSGIRIELKRDLAEEYRNVSQPELAKKILLQAREAIKRSDIFQLELASVYRDLNEPERMIDELLSYGMRYQNTEVVQNMLQDFTKDEKEQALLEKVLYDKIQKFPNEGFYNELLIWYQIQKKDFYKAFIQERALDRRFKHNGSRLYNLGMLALQNLDYQNAGAIYDYLVKEYPKGQLYPVSRRMAIFAREEQVKNTYPINRSEVQKLLGQYQQLVDELGINVRTIEALRNMAILYAFYMDDFKKATETLQTAIQAGKQEKNFVDKCKLDLGDIYLLQGEPWEATLVYSQVEKSQKDDLLGYEAKLRNAKLHYFKGEFELAKAVLDILKKATSREIANDANELSLLIMDNTGLDSTETAMRQYSGVELLLFQNKKYEAIDSLKNLYKKYNNHSLTDEIVWLTAKTYIKLDSNQRALEDLKLLYTKFGHDIYGDDALFAMAKLYEEKLADKDQAMKLYQELMEKYPGSIFVAESRKRFRLLRGDVIN; from the coding sequence ATGAAAAGGTTTTACGAGTTGCTGATGATAGGAGGTTTGGCGGCGGCCGGCGTGGGAGCGGCGTTTGGGCAAACTGAAAAGCAAATGGCCGAAGAGTATTTCAAAAATGGTGATTGCGAAAAAGCAGTCGCTTACTATGCTATTTTCCTCAAATCCGGATTCGATAAAGCTTCAGTAAAAAATTATAATAGCTGTATCATCAAGTCAAAGGATTGGTCTGCAGGGGAGCAGTTCTATAAACGTCAGATAAAGGCAGACGCTAATAACGCGAGCTGGTACAACCTGTATTGGGGGCTAATGCTGGAAGCCCAGGGGAAGGCGCAGGAGGCGTCGAAAAAGCATGAGCAGGCCATCGTGTCATCAGGAATCAGGATTGAGCTGAAGCGTGATTTAGCCGAAGAATATCGTAATGTAAGTCAGCCTGAATTGGCGAAGAAAATCCTGCTGCAAGCCCGCGAAGCAATTAAGCGAAGTGATATCTTCCAACTGGAACTTGCGAGCGTCTACAGGGATCTGAATGAGCCTGAAAGGATGATAGACGAGCTTTTATCTTACGGTATGCGTTATCAGAATACCGAGGTTGTCCAAAACATGCTTCAGGATTTTACCAAAGATGAAAAGGAGCAGGCACTGCTTGAAAAGGTACTGTACGATAAGATACAGAAATTCCCGAACGAAGGTTTTTATAATGAACTGCTGATATGGTATCAAATTCAGAAGAAGGATTTTTACAAAGCCTTTATTCAGGAGCGCGCACTCGACAGGAGATTTAAGCACAATGGATCGAGATTATACAATCTCGGTATGCTGGCTTTACAAAATCTGGATTATCAGAATGCCGGCGCCATTTACGATTACCTGGTTAAAGAATATCCCAAAGGCCAGCTGTATCCGGTATCACGCAGAATGGCCATTTTTGCGCGTGAAGAGCAGGTTAAAAATACTTATCCGATCAATAGATCAGAAGTGCAAAAACTGCTTGGCCAATATCAACAGCTCGTGGATGAGCTGGGCATCAATGTGCGCACAATCGAGGCTTTGCGAAATATGGCAATTCTGTATGCTTTTTATATGGATGATTTTAAGAAAGCAACAGAGACGCTACAAACTGCTATTCAGGCCGGTAAGCAGGAGAAAAATTTTGTAGATAAATGCAAGCTGGATTTGGGCGACATTTATCTCTTGCAGGGGGAACCATGGGAAGCAACGCTGGTTTACTCGCAGGTGGAAAAGTCTCAGAAGGATGATTTGCTGGGTTACGAAGCGAAGTTAAGAAATGCGAAACTGCATTACTTCAAAGGTGAATTCGAACTGGCCAAAGCTGTTCTGGATATTCTTAAGAAAGCAACTTCAAGAGAGATTGCGAATGATGCCAACGAGCTGTCCCTACTGATCATGGACAATACCGGTTTGGACAGTACAGAAACCGCAATGCGACAATATTCGGGAGTGGAGCTGCTTCTTTTCCAAAACAAGAAATACGAAGCGATCGACAGCTTAAAAAATTTATATAAGAAGTATAATAACCATAGTCTGACGGATGAGATCGTCTGGCTGACAGCCAAGACGTATATCAAACTTGACAGTAATCAGCGTGCCCTGGAAGATTTGAAATTATTATACACGAAATTCGGTCATGACATTTACGGTGATGACGCGTTGTTTGCAATGGCCAAGCTGTACGAGGAGAAATTGGCTGACAAGGATCAGGCAATGAAACTCTATCAAGAGTTAATGGAAAAATATCCGGGAAGCATTTTTGTCGCCGAGTCTCGCAAGCGGTTCCGACTTTTAAGGGGTGACGTTATCAACTGA
- the dxs gene encoding 1-deoxy-D-xylulose-5-phosphate synthase, with protein sequence MLITPGKLLAKIDSPEDLRKLDISQLPNVCSELRQFIIDNVSVYGGHFGASLGVVELSVALHYVFNTPDDQIVWDVGHQAYGHKILTGRRDTFHSNRTYGGLAGFPKRKESIYDAFGVGHSSTSISSALGMAVASKLENNHERQHIAVIGDGAMTAGLAFEGMNHAGSTDSNLLIILNDNCMAIDPNVGALKEYLTDITTSQTYNKFRDEVWNLLGKMSHFGKSAQEIVSKVETVMKTAILRQSNLFESLGLRYFGPIDGNDISHLTEVLSDLKSIPGPKLLHCLTVKGKGYGPAEKDQTKWHAPGIFDKITGEIKKKTFDTPQAPKYQDVFGHTIVELAKENKKIVGITPAMPSGSSLNIMMSEIPERAFDVGIAEQHAVTFSAGMATRGEIVFCNIYSTFMQRSYDQVVHDVCIQELPVIFCLDRAGLVGADGPTHHGVYDIAYMRCIPNMIVASPMNEQELRNMMYTAQLSSFQSGKHAMTIRYPRGIGVMPQWKTTFEEIEIGRGRMIRPGKDVAILSFGPLGNFASQACDLLDQQGISVALYDMRFAKPLDEPLLHDIFASYDRIVTLEDGCLQGGFGSAVLEFMVDNEYSSLVKRIGVPDAIIEHGEPQELYHECGMDASGIAISIKDLVNSSSRSKITLVD encoded by the coding sequence ATGCTTATAACTCCTGGCAAATTGTTAGCTAAAATCGATAGTCCGGAAGACTTACGTAAACTGGACATTTCTCAGCTTCCCAATGTATGCAGTGAGCTAAGACAATTCATTATTGACAATGTTTCTGTATATGGAGGTCATTTCGGAGCTAGTCTTGGAGTTGTAGAATTGAGCGTTGCCCTGCATTACGTTTTTAATACTCCTGACGATCAAATTGTTTGGGACGTGGGACATCAGGCATACGGCCATAAAATTCTGACCGGAAGAAGAGATACCTTTCATTCCAACAGGACTTACGGCGGACTTGCCGGGTTTCCGAAAAGAAAGGAAAGCATTTACGATGCATTTGGTGTTGGGCATTCATCCACATCGATCTCGTCGGCCCTTGGCATGGCTGTTGCGTCTAAATTGGAAAATAATCACGAGCGCCAGCACATTGCCGTTATTGGAGATGGTGCTATGACCGCCGGATTAGCATTCGAAGGAATGAACCATGCAGGCTCCACTGACTCAAATCTGCTGATCATCTTAAATGATAATTGCATGGCCATAGACCCGAATGTGGGAGCTCTGAAAGAATATCTGACAGACATCACTACCTCTCAAACGTACAACAAGTTTAGAGACGAGGTTTGGAACCTGCTTGGCAAAATGAGCCATTTCGGCAAAAGTGCGCAGGAAATAGTCTCGAAAGTAGAGACTGTGATGAAAACTGCTATTCTGCGCCAGAGTAATCTTTTCGAATCACTTGGTCTTCGGTATTTCGGTCCAATTGACGGAAATGACATTAGCCATTTAACTGAGGTTTTAAGCGATCTTAAAAGCATTCCCGGTCCAAAACTTTTACATTGCCTTACTGTAAAAGGAAAGGGCTATGGTCCAGCTGAAAAGGATCAGACCAAATGGCACGCACCAGGGATTTTTGATAAGATAACAGGGGAAATCAAGAAAAAAACATTTGACACACCGCAAGCGCCAAAGTATCAGGATGTTTTTGGACATACTATTGTTGAGCTTGCCAAAGAAAACAAAAAAATTGTTGGAATAACTCCGGCAATGCCCTCTGGTTCTTCGTTGAATATCATGATGAGCGAGATACCTGAGCGTGCTTTTGACGTTGGCATTGCTGAGCAGCATGCGGTGACATTTTCAGCTGGCATGGCTACCCGGGGGGAAATTGTATTTTGTAATATCTACTCCACATTTATGCAAAGATCCTACGACCAGGTGGTCCATGATGTTTGTATCCAAGAACTGCCTGTGATATTTTGCCTTGACAGGGCAGGGCTTGTTGGGGCGGATGGACCTACGCATCATGGCGTATACGACATTGCCTACATGCGTTGTATACCAAATATGATAGTCGCATCGCCGATGAACGAGCAAGAGCTTCGTAACATGATGTATACGGCTCAATTAAGCTCTTTTCAGTCAGGTAAGCACGCTATGACTATTCGCTATCCAAGAGGAATAGGTGTGATGCCCCAATGGAAAACGACATTTGAAGAAATTGAGATTGGGCGTGGCAGAATGATACGACCAGGCAAAGACGTTGCTATATTGTCATTTGGGCCGCTGGGAAATTTTGCAAGTCAAGCATGTGATTTATTAGACCAGCAAGGAATTTCGGTTGCACTTTATGACATGCGTTTTGCAAAGCCACTTGATGAGCCGCTTTTGCACGATATTTTTGCTTCATATGATCGCATTGTTACTTTGGAGGATGGATGCCTGCAAGGTGGTTTTGGAAGCGCTGTGCTTGAATTTATGGTAGACAATGAATATTCTAGTCTTGTCAAGCGAATTGGAGTGCCAGATGCAATTATCGAACACGGGGAACCGCAGGAATTATATCATGAATGTGGAATGGATGCGTCTGGAATTGCTATTTCAATAAAGGATTTGGTGAATAGTTCTTCTCGGTCAAAAATTACTCTTGTTGACTAA
- a CDS encoding rhomboid family intramembrane serine protease: MSNIVDDIKREFAKSENALVKIILINTAVFLVLLLSKIILTLSQSSGIYQLIINSVQLPAATSEFIYKPWTLITYFFTHDDIFHILFNMLFLYWFGKLVDEYLGAKRVIALYMLGGIAGGLIYMVLYNILPYFQAHVEGSRMLGASAAAFSVAVGASTLLPNYTFNLIFLGPIRIKFIALFYIILSLAQTVGPNAGGNLAHLGGAFVGYLFIKLLQSGTDLGKPIYAIMSGWSRLFRKRPAMQVTYRERQVYRSTSVYSSSSSGTIEMPDQMEIDTILDKISKSGYESLTKEEKQKLFKASQQK, translated from the coding sequence ATGAGCAATATTGTTGACGATATAAAACGCGAATTCGCTAAATCTGAGAATGCACTCGTAAAAATAATTTTGATCAACACTGCAGTTTTTCTTGTATTACTGCTTTCAAAAATTATTCTGACCCTTTCTCAAAGTTCAGGTATATACCAGCTGATTATCAATTCCGTACAGCTTCCTGCTGCCACGAGTGAATTCATTTACAAGCCCTGGACACTTATTACCTACTTTTTTACACACGATGACATTTTCCATATTCTCTTCAATATGCTGTTCCTGTATTGGTTTGGCAAGCTTGTGGATGAATATCTGGGTGCTAAACGTGTCATAGCCTTGTATATGCTCGGCGGAATTGCCGGCGGACTGATTTATATGGTTTTGTATAATATCCTGCCTTACTTTCAGGCCCACGTTGAAGGTTCCAGGATGCTAGGGGCTTCCGCTGCAGCATTTTCAGTTGCCGTTGGCGCGTCAACGCTTCTGCCTAATTACACATTCAATCTGATATTTCTTGGTCCGATACGAATCAAATTTATAGCTCTTTTTTATATCATTCTTTCTCTTGCTCAGACAGTCGGACCGAATGCTGGCGGTAACCTTGCTCATTTAGGTGGTGCATTTGTAGGATACTTGTTTATCAAGCTTTTGCAAAGTGGGACCGATCTGGGCAAACCCATTTATGCAATAATGTCGGGCTGGTCGAGACTGTTCAGGAAACGCCCGGCAATGCAGGTTACTTATCGTGAAAGGCAGGTATATCGCAGTACGAGTGTATATTCATCATCGTCATCGGGTACAATAGAAATGCCTGACCAGATGGAAATTGACACGATTTTGGATAAAATCTCAAAATCGGGATATGAAAGTCTAACCAAGGAAGAGAAGCAAAAGTTGTTTAAAGCCAGTCAGCAGAAATAA
- the thrC gene encoding threonine synthase: protein MKFYSTKTESVKASLEEAIFNSLPKDNGLYMPESFPKISEDFLADIENRSFKEIAVEVANTLFEGEITRSELENMIDTAYDFNAPVVQIAPDDYVLELFHGPSMAFKDFGARFMAAIMSYFLLRSDKKIKILVATSGDTGGAVAQGFYKVPGIDITILYPSGKVSDIQEKQLTTLGHNVTAIEVDGTFDDCQKLVKEAFLDDELKNKFNLASANSINIARLIPQSFYFFSAYAQLKNLGKPLVFSVPSGNFGNLSAGLLAYKMGLPVHHFIAATNLNNAVPRYLASGSYEPSPSIETISNAMDVGNPSNFVRLTRFFNDDWESVTKKIYGAYFDDDQTRKAMREARTNANYVMCPHTATAYLGLKEFREKVGGDFTGIFLSTAHPAKFIDLVEETLGEKIEIPQRLESLLDIEKVSIKMKADFLSFKNLLLSEL from the coding sequence ATGAAATTTTACAGTACTAAAACTGAAAGCGTCAAAGCCTCGCTGGAAGAAGCAATTTTTAATAGCTTACCTAAGGATAACGGTCTTTACATGCCCGAATCTTTTCCAAAGATATCAGAAGATTTTTTGGCTGATATTGAAAACCGTTCTTTCAAAGAAATAGCGGTTGAAGTTGCAAACACACTATTTGAGGGTGAAATTACCAGAAGCGAGTTAGAAAACATGATAGATACAGCGTACGATTTTAACGCTCCCGTTGTGCAGATAGCTCCTGATGATTACGTTTTAGAGCTATTTCATGGCCCTTCTATGGCATTTAAGGATTTTGGAGCAAGGTTTATGGCCGCTATCATGTCGTATTTCCTGCTTCGGTCTGATAAAAAAATTAAAATTCTGGTTGCTACTTCCGGAGATACCGGCGGGGCTGTTGCCCAGGGTTTTTATAAAGTACCAGGCATTGACATTACGATCCTTTATCCGAGCGGCAAAGTGAGCGACATTCAGGAAAAGCAGCTGACAACGCTTGGGCATAATGTTACCGCTATTGAAGTTGACGGAACCTTTGATGATTGTCAAAAATTAGTGAAGGAAGCTTTCCTGGACGACGAGCTTAAAAATAAATTTAATCTTGCCTCTGCCAATTCCATTAATATCGCCAGGCTAATTCCGCAGTCCTTTTACTTCTTCTCCGCTTATGCTCAATTGAAAAATCTCGGTAAGCCGTTGGTGTTTTCGGTACCAAGCGGAAATTTTGGAAATCTGAGTGCCGGGTTGCTCGCATATAAAATGGGACTTCCTGTTCATCATTTCATCGCCGCCACAAATTTGAACAATGCGGTACCAAGGTATCTTGCTTCCGGAAGCTACGAACCTTCACCATCTATTGAAACGATTTCCAATGCAATGGATGTAGGTAACCCAAGTAACTTTGTTCGGCTTACCAGATTCTTCAATGATGACTGGGAGTCCGTAACTAAAAAAATATATGGTGCATATTTTGACGACGACCAAACCCGAAAGGCAATGCGTGAAGCTCGCACTAATGCAAATTATGTGATGTGTCCGCACACCGCAACTGCTTACCTTGGCTTGAAAGAGTTCCGAGAAAAAGTAGGAGGCGATTTTACCGGCATCTTCCTTTCAACAGCTCATCCAGCAAAATTTATTGACTTAGTAGAAGAAACTTTGGGTGAAAAGATAGAAATACCCCAAAGGCTTGAATCTTTACTTGATATTGAAAAAGTCTCTATTAAAATGAAAGCCGACTTTTTATCATTTAAAAATCTACTATTGAGCGAGTTATAG
- a CDS encoding ISAon1 family transposase, giving the protein MFPHSTSNIARLYGVNGKRLSRQYRTHLSDFQSWNQRPHACKWLLYPENLGSHLSIDETSLSQGELYTILTNKAAKGGKGSIVAIVAGTKAETVIEVIGKIPESQRKKVTEITLDMASSMTMIAKRCFPRAVRVTDRFHVQRLAVEALQEIRIKHRWDALDQENDAIEQAKASQTEYQPEILANGDTVKQLLARSRYALYKKPGTWTDSQRERAQLLFERFPDLKKAYELALELSNIFTNTSEKIYGLTRLAKWHEKVRQSGFKAFNTVARSIESHYKTIVNYFDNRSTNASAESFNAKIKAFRAQFRGVRNVEFFLYRLTKLYA; this is encoded by the coding sequence TTGTTCCCCCACAGTACCAGTAATATTGCCCGCCTTTATGGGGTTAATGGTAAACGTCTCTCGCGTCAATATCGCACTCATTTAAGTGATTTTCAGAGCTGGAACCAGCGTCCTCATGCCTGTAAATGGCTTTTATATCCTGAAAATCTGGGTTCACATCTTTCTATTGATGAAACGAGCCTCTCTCAGGGTGAACTGTATACTATTCTTACAAACAAAGCAGCCAAGGGCGGTAAAGGAAGTATCGTAGCAATCGTAGCGGGAACAAAGGCCGAAACCGTTATTGAGGTCATTGGCAAAATCCCTGAATCGCAACGTAAAAAAGTTACAGAAATAACTCTGGACATGGCCAGTAGCATGACTATGATCGCCAAGCGTTGTTTCCCGCGGGCAGTGCGCGTCACTGACCGCTTCCATGTACAAAGATTGGCAGTCGAAGCCCTTCAGGAAATCCGCATCAAACACCGATGGGATGCGTTGGACCAGGAAAACGATGCCATTGAGCAGGCAAAGGCTTCTCAGACAGAGTATCAACCAGAAATATTAGCTAACGGTGATACCGTCAAACAACTACTGGCTCGCAGCAGATACGCACTTTACAAAAAGCCCGGTACCTGGACTGATAGCCAACGAGAAAGAGCACAACTTCTCTTCGAACGCTTCCCCGACCTTAAAAAGGCATACGAGCTGGCGCTGGAGCTAAGTAATATCTTCACAAACACATCTGAAAAGATATACGGGTTGACCAGGCTTGCCAAGTGGCACGAAAAGGTCAGACAATCCGGATTTAAAGCATTCAATACAGTAGCCCGCTCGATTGAGAGCCATTACAAGACCATTGTCAATTATTTTGATAACCGCAGCACCAACGCTTCGGCAGAATCATTCAATGCAAAGATCAAAGCGTTCAGAGCTCAGTTCCGAGGCGTTCGAAACGTCGAGTTCTTCCTTTACCGCCTTACTAAGTTATATGCTTAA